One genomic segment of Catalinimonas alkaloidigena includes these proteins:
- a CDS encoding TetR/AcrR family transcriptional regulator codes for MENSATKKSSKANTDQSSKIKEAYIDYLLEHGKQPASVYQFMKQLKMKEGVFYDYYNSFSAIDKDIWKGYLDETLSRIQSESVYNEYTVREKLLAFYYTWIEILKDNRSYVTYSVGQVKRRGLMWTNTDFLSAFKASFLDFANELLSEGKETEEIVDRPIVGNRYDNGLWQQLLFVLKFWVNDDSQGFERTDAAIEKAVNLSFDLMSRSALDAAFDFARFLYQGRK; via the coding sequence ATGGAAAATTCAGCGACAAAAAAAAGCAGTAAAGCCAATACTGATCAGTCCTCCAAAATTAAGGAGGCATATATAGACTATCTTCTAGAACATGGCAAACAGCCTGCTTCAGTTTACCAATTTATGAAGCAGCTTAAAATGAAAGAAGGTGTTTTTTACGATTACTACAATTCCTTTTCTGCCATAGATAAAGATATTTGGAAAGGATACCTGGATGAAACGCTATCTAGAATTCAGAGTGAAAGTGTTTATAATGAGTACACAGTAAGGGAAAAGCTTCTTGCATTCTACTATACTTGGATAGAAATACTCAAAGATAACCGAAGCTACGTAACTTATTCAGTTGGACAAGTGAAAAGGCGGGGCTTAATGTGGACAAACACTGATTTTTTAAGTGCTTTCAAGGCATCTTTTCTTGATTTTGCCAACGAACTATTATCAGAAGGTAAAGAAACAGAAGAGATTGTGGACCGTCCGATTGTCGGAAATCGTTATGACAATGGCTTATGGCAACAGCTTTTGTTCGTGCTTAAGTTTTGGGTTAATGACGATAGCCAGGGGTTTGAGCGTACAGACGCCGCTATAGAAAAGGCTGTTAACCTCTCATTTGATTTGATGAGTCGAAGCGCATTGGATGCTGCTTTTGACTTTGCCCGCTTTCTATATCAGGGACGTAAGTAG
- a CDS encoding ABC1 kinase family protein → MKEQSRIPTSKVQRASRFVRTGAKVGGNYVKYYAKRAFNPQHSREDLHLDNAEDIYEGLSELKGSALKVLQMMSMDKNLLPTAYGDRFAMAQYSAPPLSFPLVIKTFNKYFGKSPDQLYDTFSKNAKNAASIGQVHEATLEGKTLAVKIQYPGVASSVSSDLKIVKPFAIRLFNINERDLDHYMEEVESKLLEETDYDLELKRSVEISEQCGHIDNLYFPNYYPELSCEKIITMDWLEGKHMKEFLQDNPSQEVRNSIGQALWDFYDFQIHQLQQVHADPHPGNFLMRKDGTLGIIDFGCVKVIPEDFYQKYFKLIRKDMLINEQELDDIFFDLQFINENDSEQDKKLFKGIFKEMIGLLGKPFHHDEFDFADDTYFQQIFALSEKVSNMKEVRESRSARGPRDALYINRTYFGLYNLLNALQANVVTRKPEWLQVQEA, encoded by the coding sequence ATGAAGGAGCAATCAAGAATACCTACCTCCAAAGTGCAGAGGGCCAGCAGATTTGTGCGTACCGGAGCAAAAGTAGGAGGAAATTACGTTAAATATTACGCAAAAAGAGCATTCAACCCTCAACATAGCCGCGAAGATTTGCATCTGGATAATGCGGAAGATATATACGAAGGCCTGAGCGAACTGAAGGGAAGTGCCCTCAAAGTACTTCAGATGATGAGCATGGACAAAAATCTGTTGCCTACTGCTTATGGCGACCGCTTTGCTATGGCACAGTATAGTGCCCCGCCACTATCATTTCCTCTGGTTATTAAAACATTCAATAAATATTTTGGTAAGTCACCCGATCAGCTGTATGACACTTTCAGCAAGAATGCGAAAAACGCAGCGTCAATAGGTCAGGTACATGAAGCCACTTTGGAGGGAAAAACTTTAGCAGTAAAAATTCAGTACCCAGGGGTGGCGAGTAGTGTAAGCTCAGATCTGAAAATTGTTAAACCTTTCGCCATTAGATTGTTCAATATCAATGAGAGAGATTTGGATCACTATATGGAAGAAGTAGAATCCAAACTTTTGGAGGAAACGGATTATGATCTTGAACTGAAACGCTCTGTTGAGATTTCTGAGCAGTGTGGGCATATAGATAATTTATATTTCCCTAATTATTACCCGGAATTGTCCTGTGAGAAGATCATCACCATGGATTGGCTGGAGGGAAAGCATATGAAAGAGTTTTTACAGGATAACCCCTCTCAGGAAGTTCGCAATAGTATTGGTCAGGCTCTTTGGGATTTTTATGATTTCCAGATCCATCAATTACAGCAAGTACATGCTGATCCTCATCCTGGTAACTTTCTGATGAGAAAAGATGGCACACTGGGCATTATTGATTTTGGCTGTGTCAAAGTAATTCCTGAAGATTTCTACCAAAAGTACTTCAAATTGATTCGTAAAGATATGCTTATCAATGAGCAGGAGTTAGATGATATCTTCTTTGATTTGCAGTTTATCAACGAGAATGATAGTGAGCAGGACAAAAAGTTGTTCAAGGGAATCTTCAAAGAGATGATCGGCTTATTAGGAAAACCATTTCATCATGATGAGTTTGACTTTGCTGATGACACTTACTTTCAGCAGATTTTTGCGTTGAGTGAAAAGGTTTCTAATATGAAAGAAGTAAGAGAGTCACGCTCTGCTCGTGGACCTCGGGATGCATTGTATATCAACCGTACATATTTTGGCTTATATAATCTTCTCAACGCTTTACAAGCTAATGTAGTCACAAGAAAGCCAGAGTGGTTACAGGTTCAGGAAGCTTAA
- a CDS encoding M28 family peptidase, giving the protein MRMMRKWIMLLALALLTSLHTKAQQPIDSVALEYGNTITAEELKEHLYTFASDSFGGRDTGSEELKMAADYLIKHYQGNQLEGIVEGSKYQQPFPVVESKWDAPSIEVNGQKFNFIEDFYGFPRMNQGLSESIESVTFAGYGIESEKYNDYKKLEINGDALMILSGEPMAADSTYFVTGTTAKSRFTSNFSASMRTKQEIAADKGASIVMMIDENFASNSRRYGAYVQMPSMLLPQNTPEISTNFVFVSPKLAQAILGKKDLEKIKRKISKKGKSKPFNVKADIQLALEKHEEKITTSNVLAYIEGSDLKDEVIVITSHYDHVGTTDGQVYNGADDDGSGTVAVMEIAEAFAEAKGEGNGPRRSLLFMNVSGEEKGLLGSEYYTSNPVIPLENTIANLNIDMIGRTDVEHENNPEYVYIIGSDRLSTELHQINEEANAIYTNLILDYKYNASDDPNRFYYRSDHYNFAKHRVPIIFYFNGVHQDYHQPSDTPDKIRYDLLERRARLVFHTAWKLANQDKRIEVDVAGE; this is encoded by the coding sequence ATGAGAATGATGAGAAAATGGATAATGCTGCTGGCATTAGCTCTTTTAACAAGCCTTCACACTAAAGCTCAACAGCCAATTGATTCTGTTGCTCTTGAATATGGCAATACAATCACTGCGGAAGAATTAAAAGAGCATCTTTACACATTTGCTTCTGACTCGTTTGGAGGTAGAGATACAGGCTCTGAGGAGTTGAAAATGGCAGCAGATTATCTGATCAAACATTATCAGGGAAATCAACTTGAGGGTATAGTAGAGGGAAGTAAATATCAGCAGCCTTTTCCGGTAGTTGAGTCCAAGTGGGATGCACCTAGCATAGAAGTAAATGGTCAAAAATTTAACTTTATTGAAGATTTTTACGGTTTTCCCCGTATGAATCAGGGATTGAGTGAATCAATAGAAAGTGTAACTTTTGCAGGCTATGGTATTGAGAGCGAAAAGTATAATGACTACAAAAAACTGGAAATAAATGGCGATGCACTGATGATTCTCTCTGGAGAACCTATGGCTGCTGATAGCACTTACTTTGTCACGGGTACCACTGCTAAATCCAGGTTTACTTCTAATTTTTCTGCGAGCATGCGTACTAAGCAGGAAATTGCTGCTGACAAGGGGGCAAGTATTGTTATGATGATAGATGAAAATTTTGCTTCTAATTCGCGTCGTTATGGTGCGTATGTTCAAATGCCTTCTATGCTATTGCCCCAAAACACTCCTGAGATCAGTACCAACTTTGTTTTTGTTTCTCCTAAACTGGCTCAGGCGATACTGGGCAAAAAAGATCTTGAAAAGATCAAACGCAAAATCAGTAAGAAGGGAAAATCAAAACCATTTAATGTTAAAGCAGATATCCAACTGGCTTTGGAGAAGCATGAGGAAAAAATAACTACTTCCAATGTATTAGCATATATCGAAGGTAGCGACCTCAAGGATGAGGTAATTGTAATTACTTCTCATTACGATCATGTGGGGACTACCGACGGGCAGGTATATAATGGCGCAGACGATGATGGAAGTGGAACTGTAGCAGTTATGGAAATCGCTGAAGCTTTTGCCGAAGCAAAGGGAGAGGGAAATGGACCTCGTCGCAGCCTTTTGTTTATGAATGTATCTGGAGAGGAAAAAGGTCTTTTGGGTTCAGAATACTATACTAGTAATCCAGTTATCCCCCTTGAGAATACAATTGCTAATCTCAATATTGATATGATTGGAAGAACAGACGTAGAGCATGAAAATAATCCTGAGTATGTATATATTATTGGTTCAGACCGACTTAGTACTGAATTACATCAGATCAACGAAGAGGCCAATGCTATATATACCAATCTTATATTAGATTATAAATATAATGCGTCGGATGATCCCAACCGTTTTTACTATCGCTCTGATCATTATAATTTTGCCAAGCACAGGGTACCTATTATTTTTTACTTCAACGGAGTGCATCAAGATTATCATCAGCCTAGTGATACTCCCGATAAGATTCGCTACGATTTGTTAGAACGAAGAGCAAGGTTGGTTTTCCATACGGCATGGAAACTCGCCAATCAGGATAAAAGAATAGAAGTAGATGTTGCAGGAGAGTAA
- a CDS encoding tetratricopeptide repeat protein: protein MLQESKVQIAGLLSIFLGIALLTACEKNITRERDSFFVKANVKLNEGEYNEAIRYYNEAINIDSTFADAYNNRGIALYEEGKYGKAVLDYNQAINLKESYADAFYNRANAYYELGKLDQSLQDLDSVQKYYPDSAYVFFTKGLTLSEAGEYERAVQAMNQAILLDSTNAEAFVNRGTVYYYQQNLDSAKKDINKALLLNSKEANAYNVKGLILTEEKDYQEALKAFNKSLALAPYQPYYLNNRGYLFLQMDSLERAKLDINQSIKLDTQNSYAYRNKGLYYLMSGHAEEAVRLLRQALSINKRTDKTHYYLGLALIEIGENEEACNALNAAKLTHIEEVDSIYQQHCL, encoded by the coding sequence ATGTTGCAGGAGAGTAAAGTTCAAATTGCAGGATTGTTAAGTATATTTTTGGGTATTGCATTACTAACTGCCTGTGAAAAAAATATTACACGTGAAAGAGACTCATTCTTTGTCAAAGCTAATGTTAAGCTTAATGAAGGAGAATATAATGAGGCGATCCGTTATTATAACGAAGCCATAAATATTGATTCTACTTTTGCCGATGCGTATAACAATAGAGGGATAGCCCTTTATGAAGAAGGTAAATACGGGAAAGCTGTTCTTGATTATAACCAAGCAATCAATCTCAAGGAAAGCTATGCAGATGCTTTCTATAACAGAGCCAATGCTTACTATGAGTTAGGTAAACTTGATCAAAGCCTTCAGGATCTGGATAGCGTGCAAAAATACTATCCGGATTCTGCTTATGTTTTTTTCACTAAAGGACTTACGTTAAGCGAGGCAGGCGAGTACGAAAGGGCCGTCCAAGCCATGAATCAGGCAATTTTGTTAGATTCTACCAATGCGGAGGCATTTGTCAACCGAGGTACTGTATATTACTATCAGCAAAATTTGGACTCGGCAAAAAAAGATATTAATAAAGCCCTTTTGCTCAATAGTAAAGAGGCGAATGCTTACAATGTCAAAGGGTTGATTTTAACTGAGGAAAAAGATTATCAGGAAGCACTCAAAGCATTCAATAAATCATTAGCATTGGCACCTTATCAACCTTACTATCTGAATAATAGAGGCTATTTGTTTCTGCAGATGGATAGCTTAGAGCGGGCAAAACTGGATATCAATCAAAGTATCAAGTTAGATACGCAAAATAGCTATGCCTATCGGAATAAAGGTTTATACTATCTGATGAGTGGACATGCGGAGGAAGCAGTTCGCTTGCTCAGGCAGGCTTTGTCAATAAATAAGCGAACTGATAAAACTCATTATTATCTGGGGCTGGCTTTGATAGAGATTGGGGAGAATGAAGAAGCATGTAATGCCCTTAATGCCGCTAAATTAACACATATTGAAGAAGTAGATAGCATTTATCAGCAGCATTGCCTATAG
- a CDS encoding OmpA family protein: protein MCWIRNCAIVLVFLVVEGFFQHTMANNDDEVLVRLEGKILDAATLKPVSAKFVYKMIPSGSVTGIRMFANENGEYLVQLQKYQKYKIEVSSEDYQPLEIELSTNNDRIIQNDFHLYKIPQKGEVFDLSDKIYFERGKFTINEASIPTLQALADIMQAHPDMKIRLEGHTDRGTLKSLFYLSENRVEEVKRYLVEVNGVNKKRIKTKAFGGTKPISNEKSAKARKQNRRVEVRVIQL, encoded by the coding sequence ATGTGCTGGATAAGGAATTGTGCCATTGTATTAGTATTCTTGGTAGTAGAAGGCTTCTTCCAACATACGATGGCAAATAATGACGATGAAGTACTTGTTAGGCTGGAAGGAAAAATCTTAGATGCAGCTACCCTAAAGCCGGTTTCTGCTAAATTTGTATATAAAATGATCCCTTCAGGCAGTGTAACCGGAATCAGAATGTTTGCAAACGAGAACGGAGAATACCTGGTACAGCTACAGAAATATCAAAAATACAAAATTGAAGTAAGCTCGGAGGATTATCAACCGCTGGAGATTGAGTTGAGCACAAACAATGATAGGATAATCCAAAATGACTTTCACTTATATAAAATCCCTCAAAAAGGCGAGGTGTTTGACCTTTCTGACAAAATTTACTTTGAAAGAGGAAAGTTTACCATCAACGAAGCTTCCATTCCTACACTTCAAGCCCTGGCCGATATCATGCAAGCTCACCCGGATATGAAAATACGTCTGGAAGGCCATACTGATAGGGGCACATTAAAATCATTATTCTATTTATCAGAAAACCGTGTTGAGGAAGTAAAAAGATACTTAGTAGAAGTAAATGGAGTAAACAAAAAGAGAATCAAGACGAAAGCATTTGGTGGCACCAAGCCTATTTCTAATGAAAAATCTGCAAAAGCAAGAAAGCAAAACAGGAGAGTGGAAGTAAGAGTGATTCAACTATAG
- a CDS encoding OmpA family protein — translation MKKNYLFFIIFSISTVFTINLHAQDVETLWANKVIDVSSSYKQGLLFKDGLRYNKYPAERILGNPDVLPGNSGDSPNAWVPQKPDRKEFVKIGFEYPIKIQQIAIAESRNPGAVTEIYTYDLQGNEELVAELEASPVNSSSRLYNVFIDPTGYEVYSIKIVIDGSKVAGINAIDAVAISSSPIPINAEINIAENVNPNLETEVLDFNTEQNFISLKPIIAPDGNMLFFSRRSPENVGGETDPEDIWYSERNLSTNSWSDPKNIGRPLNNKGSNFVSAVTVDENNNYVLLLGNAYLDDNKMISGVSTSTKQENGWSNPRSQNISNFYNYAMSANYFLSNDQRYLLMAVERDDTYGGLDLYISFKQGSNSWTQPINLGNQINTPDIESSPFIAADDSTLFFSSRGYSGFGGEDVYVSYRLDDSWQNWSEPKNLGSDINSSRDDTFFNIGLNEEYAYLTRGKIDQADLYRVTMPIFTKPAVPANQYLVQGLVYNVKNNMPVDAEIIITPISQGEDNIAEQSQEDGNYSITLTPGEYEISARKEGYTSVDPQHINLAALDDDGDRIVLRDLYLIRDFRDVDIKDELLTNRAAIAAEEVLFDINQAKLSKRAYRQLRRVAEFMNENPEAKLLITGHTCDLGRSQFNMKLSQNRAEAVAGFLERQGVSPLRIETRGYGESEPLVQNSNPSNRKINRRVEFTVRDN, via the coding sequence ATGAAAAAAAATTACTTGTTCTTTATAATATTCAGTATTTCTACTGTATTCACTATTAATCTACATGCCCAGGATGTGGAAACTTTATGGGCAAACAAAGTTATTGATGTTTCATCATCATATAAGCAAGGTTTGTTATTTAAAGATGGCCTGCGTTACAACAAATATCCTGCTGAAAGAATATTAGGCAATCCGGATGTTCTACCGGGAAATTCTGGAGACAGTCCCAATGCATGGGTACCTCAAAAACCTGACCGTAAAGAATTTGTAAAAATCGGTTTTGAGTATCCTATAAAAATACAGCAAATCGCTATTGCTGAGTCCAGAAACCCCGGTGCGGTTACTGAAATCTACACCTATGATTTGCAAGGCAATGAAGAGCTGGTTGCAGAGCTTGAGGCAAGCCCGGTTAATTCCAGTAGCAGGTTGTACAATGTATTTATTGATCCAACCGGCTATGAGGTATATTCCATAAAAATCGTGATAGACGGGAGTAAGGTAGCCGGCATTAATGCCATAGATGCAGTAGCGATTTCATCCTCACCCATCCCCATTAATGCAGAGATCAATATTGCAGAGAATGTCAATCCTAACCTGGAAACTGAAGTATTGGATTTCAATACTGAGCAAAATTTTATTAGCCTAAAACCTATCATAGCTCCTGACGGCAATATGTTATTTTTTAGCAGAAGGTCTCCTGAAAATGTAGGAGGAGAAACCGACCCCGAAGACATCTGGTACTCTGAAAGAAACCTAAGTACTAACAGTTGGAGTGACCCTAAAAATATTGGCCGTCCGCTAAATAATAAAGGAAGTAATTTTGTAAGTGCCGTTACGGTAGACGAGAATAATAATTATGTATTATTATTGGGTAATGCTTATCTGGATGACAATAAGATGATATCTGGAGTTTCCACCAGTACTAAACAAGAAAATGGCTGGTCAAATCCCAGATCTCAGAACATTAGTAATTTTTATAATTACGCAATGTCTGCCAACTATTTTCTTTCTAACGATCAAAGGTACTTACTGATGGCAGTAGAAAGAGACGATACCTATGGCGGACTTGATTTGTACATCAGTTTTAAGCAGGGCAGTAACAGCTGGACGCAACCCATCAATCTTGGAAACCAGATCAATACACCTGATATAGAATCTTCACCCTTTATCGCTGCTGATGATTCCACATTATTTTTCTCTTCAAGAGGCTATAGTGGCTTTGGAGGGGAAGATGTGTATGTTTCATACAGACTAGACGACAGCTGGCAAAACTGGTCTGAACCCAAAAACCTTGGATCAGACATCAATTCTTCGCGTGATGATACATTTTTTAATATTGGCCTCAATGAAGAATACGCTTATCTGACCCGTGGAAAAATTGACCAGGCAGACCTTTACCGTGTTACCATGCCGATCTTCACAAAACCTGCAGTGCCCGCTAACCAATATCTCGTACAGGGCCTGGTATATAATGTAAAAAATAATATGCCGGTAGACGCGGAAATAATTATCACTCCCATTTCTCAGGGTGAAGATAATATTGCCGAACAAAGTCAGGAAGATGGTAATTATTCCATAACATTAACGCCCGGTGAATATGAGATTTCCGCTAGAAAAGAGGGCTACACTAGCGTTGACCCTCAGCATATCAACCTTGCTGCACTTGACGATGATGGCGATAGGATAGTGCTTAGAGACTTGTACCTTATCCGTGACTTTAGAGATGTGGACATCAAAGACGAGTTATTAACAAACCGTGCAGCCATTGCAGCAGAAGAGGTATTATTTGATATCAACCAGGCGAAATTGAGTAAAAGAGCCTACCGACAGCTTCGGAGAGTCGCTGAGTTTATGAATGAAAACCCAGAAGCGAAATTACTCATCACTGGTCATACCTGTGATTTAGGAAGAAGTCAGTTCAATATGAAACTATCTCAAAACAGAGCAGAAGCCGTTGCAGGTTTTCTGGAAAGACAAGGTGTTTCCCCTTTAAGGATTGAAACAAGAGGTTATGGTGAAAGCGAGCCCTTGGTACAAAACTCAAATCCTTCCAATCGTAAAATAAACAGAAGAGTTGAGTTTACAGTGAGAGATAATTAA